The window CGGTTTCttctcttaaaaaaatatttaatgttatGCTAGAAAAGGACGTCTTTATCACAACATCAAGGTGTCCAGTTGTTTTTATCAGTCTGcttaatatagatttatattttcGGGTTTGGTTTTATCGTTTAATTAAATACTTCCCGGTTTAGTCCGACCGGTTGGAGCATAAACCCTTATAAATACGAGTAGTTTGATGTACAATCCGgtttcaaaaacatttattcAAGTCAAACCATTTGTTTAATCtaatggataaaaaaaatacattatccACGAATCCATTAAATAAGCCCATTAATCTTTCCATTCAAAGAAAACAATCCTTGTATCAGCCCATTATTATATATCCGGAATTCCGAATCAATCTGTTTAATACTTTCCCAATctaattctttaatttataaatttgaaatcaaattagtaaattttctatataaatacTCTTCTGTTTGAATTGCGCCTCTTCCTCTTACAGGTATTATAAATAGCTcgatttcttattttatttttctttcatattatATGATGCACACCAAGTGTTTGTGAAAATGCCAATTGAATTTTTCTTTGTTAAATTTcacaatatatgtatgtgtgtgtatattttGTTTCCTGTTTTGCTTGGTTAAATTGTAGTTATTATATTGGTGTTCTAGACTTTAGAACTATAGCATTAACATGGCAGGAGGGATTGCCTGTTTTGAGGTCTATAAACATAATTGCAGTgaaaatatttgtatttgtattaggaaagtttataaaaaaggGTATATGGAGAGCGGCATGGGGAAAGTGGAGCATTTCACTTTGATTTTTGTAGCTAAACTGCTATGTGAAAGTATATGATCGTGTTATTAAGTAGAGCACGGGAGGGTTCTTTAACCACCTCGCCGTTTTTATGCCATAGTAGAATAGCGCCACATCATTTCCGTTCCCCGTTTTTCTCTCCTTGGGAATTGATCATCTTTACACTGAATattatatagatttataaaagATGGCAGCTTTAGATATCATTAGAGAAGAACATATGCTTTCCTTTAAACATGACTAGCTTatattttcatcttttcagcAATTGGAAATGGATGAAGAACGTAGGATGTCGACTAGAGCTCGTAAAGTTGCACCAAAAATGGCAGCTGCACTTGCCAGCAGTGATAATCGAACGCAGGttccttttgattttttctttaatGGTCTTAATTGGTGTTTTTACTGAAGTGAAATGATTATCGATTGTTTTTGCATTTTGCTCATAAAACGTTGCGGGGTTACAAAATTAGGCAATTCTTGCTCGTCTAGAAGCGCTGGAGAATGATAATCCTGGAGCCGAAGTTGTAGCAcctaatgatgatgatgacgatgaagcCTCTCTTGATGAGGACGATGATGATCAAGGTGACTTATCGACTATACTCTCCTTCACATTTACTTTGATTTCTCGGTTCTATTATGAATTGTCACCATCATTTTTTAAGTTATACTAAAAGAACTAGCTTATTGACCCGGGTGTTATCCGGGTAGCCTAATTAAATTCTTGTTAATTGAGATTATAAACAACAGTACCCAATCTGTCATAAGCGGGGTCTGGGGGATACCCCTATTCCCATCCCTAGTCTCCTACTTAAATATCTTTATTCTATCTACACTTTCTATAGGGAACTTTGGATTTGCATGTGAATCTTTCCTTAACGATTCTTGGTGGTCTCATCAGATTTCTGAGTGTTCATAGatggcttttttttttggtttctttaacttcttttcttttctattctCGTTTTTGCAGTGTTCCATAAAAAGCAAGCCAAAGGTACTAAACGTAAAACACGTCAGGCCAAAGCACTGGAGACTGCAAAGAGAGCCCCACGGACATTTCTTGAGCTCTTGCATGATGTGAGAcgattcactttttttttttctgattatatatgtttgttttagaAATACCAGGAGTTTGTAACTAGTAATGTTTCACTGATCTCATAGCACTACATATGAAACAGGCAAATATGGAATCCCTGCCTCCTCATGTTCCATCCTATCTAAGAGCAGCAGTTGGTCCGCCGAGCTCCACCTGTCGCCGCCATTTTTGCACCGTCTGTGGTTTCTCTGCTAAATATACCTGCGTAAGATGTGGGATGCGTTTCTGTGCAGTCCGTTGCCAGAATATTCATAACGATACACGCTGTCAGAAATTTGTTGCCTAGATAATATCAAGCGATAGCAAAGTAGACATGTAATGATATTTATACCTCTCTAAGTTAACTGCGACTTAGATTTTCGATGTATTTCTGAAACCAAACTTTGCAATGTAATCATTCAATCTTGACATTGTAAGGAACACTATCAAGACCAGCTTGAGGATAGGCCAATGGCCATGTGTGTTTTTTGTCAACATTGATGACCGGTGTTTCTTGAACTGTATTTGTCGGTAAATAAGAATACATGAACAAAGTCACGGAAGATGAGTATATGAATTTTCATTTGCAAAGAGAAAAGCAGTGTGATAAGGTCATTTTTTAATGGATCTATTAGATTACAAACTTGATGTTAAGCCAATAAGACTTCATAAGTAGTTTTCTTACCATTCAAGCCTTACTGCATAGTTGCACTGTACATAATCTTTGTTGTATATGTCACatataaaaatagatatagatatacagtATATTATAGCATTCTCAGACATATTTGATGCATTATGTCCATCTGCTTAGCTTATCATTGATCTTTTCCCTTCTTTAATCATGTCCTTAAATGTCACTAGAGGTCAACTTGGTGGGTAGATAGGTCGGGTTGGATAACGGGTCACATTAGTTCACAGGTCCTGTAGGTTTCATCCAAAAGTTCGATTCATTATTACATCTCATGTGCccattttatttgtattttcaaACAAGTACAACAAACTAATCGCACATCTTGTGAAACTCAACTGTAGAAATAAGGCATTGCTCATCTCATTGTACTATACTACTATTTTGTGTGTTCAAACTACATACATATACGCAGCATTCTTTCAGAAAATATACTCCATGGTTCATTCATCAAGGagacattaattaaaaaatatagctCTTGCGTTGACCTTTTTGATCGATAACTTTACCTACAAGTTCTTATTTTACATTAACATCAACTTTACTCtaccaaaaaccctaaaatcgaaGATTGGAATTCAAAAGGAAGTCGATCATATAAAATTGAGAACACCCCAAAGAACCcccattaaatatataaaaagccAGAAAAAGCACAGATAAAATTTAAATGTGATCTAAATCTTCTTGATGCTCGAGAACAATGCTTGCAAGGGCAAGTCTATAGGCCGCTGATCTTAAATTTCTTGTTAGAACGTATATCTCCTTTTTCCTCCGCTTCAAAGGTACGGAACTCCACTGTTCGTGTCTAAGATGAGCAAGCAACACTGCATCACATACAGCCCCAGCAGCTGGTTTCTTGCTGCAAGTCACCAAAACTCAACTTCAGTAGAGTAATATTAAAAGCCATTGAAATCATTGAAGACAAAAACCATACTCTGATTGCAAGTTATTTTTGTTAGCATATACATAGAGAATGTTTGAGCTAAAAGCATATTTGTATTTGGTACAAAAGTCATGGCACAATATACTAACCTTCCACGGACAAATCCATTTGTGACAAAACCAATTGGCCACCTATTCGACTCCACGGCTGCAGGATCTTCTGGCACTAGAAACTCCCATTTACCAGAATCTTGCTTCACAAAGTATGTTGACATCGATGACTGGGGTACCTGAAGTGCAGCCTTGTTGATTGACCTGCATTTGCTCCTGAAAAACCCATCTAGTTAGGGGAAAAAGGAAGATTATAATTATGGATGGAATGTTGTGTGAATATGGCGCCTAATACATTTTCTGCTACCTAACCCACTTATCTGAAAATGATATTTAATAAGGATATTTCATCTTTCGTAATTTACTCATTTTCCGTTTGGCTTATAAATATGTTACGATAGTTCATCTTTCTACTATAGGTTCATATAAGAAAACTAGGAAGGACCACACATATGTGTCCTCTTTTTGGTTGTCGATGACCAATCTTGACCATAACAGGTGGCAATTTGGACCTATTCATAGTAGATAGGTCAACTTGGTTTAATGTTTCCCTAACTGGTCAAATGGGAAAACTTAGCTATAAAGGAAAAGCAAGCTGtacttaaaatgtataatacGCCATTGATcattttatctaaaataaattattattctaATGATATTCAACACATTAGTCAAAGACGGAACTTCAATGGGGCGAAGGGGGGATTTAGCCCCCTCAAAATTTGTATCATAATACAGATGGTACATAATAACACTAGTAAATATTGATGATAATTAATAGAGACAACTATGTATGTTTAGATGTAATCATGTAGAGACAAAACTCTATTCTACCATATACCGAATCTCAAAACGGAAAGACCATTTACTCTGAATAGAAAAacatatagataattatatacgtatttaaaaatgtatatttttgcAACATTGGAATTTAGCCccctgaaaaaataaaaaaattcaagttCCGTCACTGACATTAGTTATATATGAAACCTTTTTGATCTAATACCCAACCCATCCAATTTCAAGCAATTCTCATGATACCCAAGGACCCTTCAACATTTAATGACACACAACATTCCATACTAAGGGTAGACATGGCAACTAAGGAGGCAGGTGACTAACAGTTTGGAGAATTACCCTGAAGTCCAAAGGTTTATATCAGCCAAGCGAGGTGCACAAACAACAGCTCCGTCCTCGATGACACCTTCCTTAACAGTATGAAGGATAACTCTAACAAAACACAACTTTCTATGTCGATTCTCCAGAAAACTAGCCATATTTGGGCCTTGATCAAGTATATTCTCATCCCTTATGATCTTAGAAATGCTACTGTTTTTATCAAGAAACTCTGAGAAAAGAGGCAAACGATCACCATATATATTACTCAAGAAACCAGCCAATATTCCTGATGACCTAGCAACAACCATATGATTGTCTACCAATGCCAGTTCAGCAGCCGAATCTAATTCACTAGAACAAACTTGCTTGCTTTCTCGTTCACTAGCATTCATTCCAAAGGCAAGACGAACACAATTCCATGGAGGTGGAATGGGAATACTAGAAGATCTCACAGAAATAGGACGGAGAGCAGCTTCTTTATCGACATCAACAGCTTCTGCTTGCATTAAAGAAGCGTAAGAACTACATTCAGGAAATTCAGATGGAAAACTCGGTATACCGGCCTGCAAAGGTTATTAGAGTAGACTTTAGTATGGTATCATGTCCAGTCGTGTATATCTGTATAAGCAAATGCATGTACTTACTTCACAAGCAACCCAAGACCTCTCCCTCAAACCAATAGCCTGTGCACCCATTGACACTAGAGGGACCCAAAATGCTTTGATCCAGCTTAAAGGAAGTATAATAGACCACCTAGAAAGTCATCACACAATTATTTGAAAGCAACACATTAACAAAGAAATATCATGAATGCAGATTGTGAACCTTGTAATTGAATCCTTCAGGTTGTTCCTTCTCAAAAGAATAACCGGGCAAATTCGGGAAGAATGTATCTTGATTGCAAGATTAGTGCTATCTGAACTTTTATCAGCAAGACAAAATGACGAGAGGCGCTCATGATGTTTTTCCATACAAAGAACACTTTCTTCAACTGGACAGCACAACCCTTTTCCAACATCCCACAAATCAGTGTAGCTTGAGTCAAACTCGGTGCTTTCCTTGGTCAAAGCACGAGGATCACTAACTACAAGTGAAAGTATTCCAGAACAAGGTGTATGCTCTTCATTCTCTAAGATAGATGTATTTGTTGGTGGAGTGATACCATCAGCTTTCATTAGTGAACCTTTTTCCAAAACCGGAGATTTCTCAGACATACTGCATGTTCACCAACAATATTAATAGCATATTAAAAAATGGTTTAAGCAATAAATTAACAATTTGATGAGTAACCTGCTAACTGGGTGTAGTATCTTTTGAATAAGGTGAAATGCTTTTGAACCCATCACTTCCAATGTTCCGAATTGTCCCTCAAGTAAAGTACATCTAACTGAGGGAACACCTTCAACCATCTGAAATATAAGAACACATACATGACTATGCAATcaatttttaaacataaaaaattcaTACAATCACAAACATTAGAATAACTTAAAAATCATGAAAACATAAAATCTTAGGACACCTTCTGACACAGTTTGACAGTGCTGTGTATGagaataatatttttatgtttctaaTTTTCTGtgatgaaaaaggaaaaaaaaaacatattcgAATAACTTGAGGGTGTAAGAGTTAGCAAGTTGAATCTATTTAGTTATGAATAAGATGTTTTATTTCGACCAGGTCAAATGTTTAGAATttaaaaacttaacaaaaaagaaaatgagtcaAATGTGTTGAAGAAGTTGGCCAGTGTTTATTAATGTATACAATATACTAAATTGCTTAAGTGAACACATTATATTAGTACTATAACAATATAGctttttgtaatattttctattaaaagtgaagaaaataatattaactGACTCAACtgacatatcatatatataaaaaaatgaacaaaattgCCTAAGGCCATAAAAACTACTTGTACTCACCAGTTATAAAACCTGACCATCTTATCATCTCCAGTGTAAACATTTGACAAAAGCACTATTGCTAAGTTGTGAATGGGTATAAATTATGTAAGACATATATGGAGCAAATTCTACCTTACCCTGACTTTCACAGGCAGTCATCAGAGCATTGTAGCCTTCTGTTAAAGATGCAGCATGGATCCATATCCATAACTGCCTAAACCCATTGGTTTGACCACTTTCTTCATCAGCATCAGCTGACTGATGATGAGGTCGCCACATATAAGTAACTGGTGCAATTGTATTTGAATTGGGTGCTCCACTATGATGAAGCTGCAAAAGAGAACATAGATTAACAAATACTGAAATACTGGAGGTGGCAACTTTGAGTTTTTGACCAACTTGCTTATGAGTGGGTTTATTAGAGATGTGCGTTTTAGAAAGAGTAAAATAAAACAGAAATGTTAGGCTAAACGGGGAAAGCGTCAAACAGGTTTAAAGTCACACAAAGTCAACATCTTATTCTTTCATCTACACATACTTTATTTGTTCCATTCAAGGTTATTATTGTGAACATTTCTTTTCGTAATTATACCTAATGcatttgatattaataataaatggaCATATAACTGTATAAGTGTTTATACTTTACAGGCTAACTCAATTCAGCTTGATCTGACATGCACTAGACTTTAACCGCCCATCTTGCCACATCTACCAAAATCTCAACATggattattttatattttcatacaGGCAGCCACTCACCATTGAACTAGCATAAGTACAGCCAGAAAGTACATCTTCTGCCTCTGGTGAACGGAAAGGTACCATTATGTTGCTTAGAACCGACAATACTGAATCCTGCAAACAGACAATAAAAACCATCAACACTGTTGAGAtggaaaataaacatatatacaaatgaaCTTTCACACCCAAGAAAGAGGGATAAGCAAGAATTTATGACCTGCGAACCTTCCAGCTGAATAGCACTATGATAGCTTGCATCGTGAACAATGGTTCCGTTTTTCAACCACTTCAAGAGTGCTCTTGACCCTCTTCCGCTGTATAAAACAAACCACAGAAATATGAAATGATTATAACCACAAGACTTTATATAATATCCAAAACACAGAAGCAACCccagtgttattttttttttttaacagaaatTAAGCAACCCCAGTGTTTAGTAAATTCGTCCTATAATTTTCTGAAATTTGGATAAAAAAGCTATTGTTCTTCCCCAAAACTACTAGTGAGAAACTTGTTTCAACCTGCACCCAGATTACTTTTCATATTTAGTTATATCTTAATCACCTTTTACCTGCATTCTAACAACAAACTTAAGACCGAAACATTTGGATGGATTTGCATTTAATATGCACTAATATGATATTGGCCAAATGGATATGTCACTTTGTTTGCACAAAAATTGAACCGCATAGAGCAAATAAAGGTTGCAGCTAATGGCAAACTACTTGATTTTAATAGTATGATTCCTGGGTACTACTAGTACTAAATAAAGAATGCGATGTATAAAGACAGGTTATACTCCGCATACCTACACATACAGTCACAGCTATCAAAAATCTCTTCCAAGTCCACCTCTTAAAACAACATACAACAGTTCATATTATGTTTATCTTTATACTAAATATTGTATatcaaacattttatttaaaatggaAACGGGTCAAAATTTACTCATAGTGCATTTGAAATGCATAAGAGTATAAGACCAGTAGGtgttttattaagaaaatatgGATTTAGATTATTATATTACTGATGTggttttatgatatatattcgTTATTCATAATTCAAATATAACTAAATAAGGAAATTCAAAAAGTGCAGGCAATTTGGCCCAACACAGCTCAACCCTTACAAAAACTGCACTTTGTCCAGTTAGCCCAATCAAATTGATCCATCCTTTTTGCCACCTCTATTATTTTACCATGCTTCACTGTAACTAAAAAGATTATACAAGAGATCACTTACGGATATTTGCAAAATAGATAAGCCATTACCTGCCATGCAAACCAAGAGGAAGGTGGAAACCCCAACGCTTAGTCATTGTAAAACGCTTTGCATGCCACACATGGGTTCTCAACCTCTTAGTACCATCGCCTGAAGTGCAAA is drawn from Erigeron canadensis isolate Cc75 chromosome 9, C_canadensis_v1, whole genome shotgun sequence and contains these coding sequences:
- the LOC122582487 gene encoding SWR1 complex subunit 6; protein product: MDEERRMSTRARKVAPKMAAALASSDNRTQAILARLEALENDNPGAEVVAPNDDDDDEASLDEDDDDQVFHKKQAKGTKRKTRQAKALETAKRAPRTFLELLHDANMESLPPHVPSYLRAAVGPPSSTCRRHFCTVCGFSAKYTCVRCGMRFCAVRCQNIHNDTRCQKFVA
- the LOC122582435 gene encoding ribonucleases P/MRP protein subunit POP1 is translated as MGTDGSKQHKGPVIPPSELSVRKFTESRAPELESLYSTIASRLNSDFKSQRNKRRRTTSFDNQASRSRSRKKQKVGVFSQNNNGNPEKNIKKPPRHVRRRKELTMNPESGFCTSGDGTKRLRTHVWHAKRFTMTKRWGFHLPLGLHGSGRGSRALLKWLKNGTIVHDASYHSAIQLEGSQDSVLSVLSNIMVPFRSPEAEDVLSGCTYASSMLHHSGAPNSNTIAPVTYMWRPHHQSADADEESGQTNGFRQLWIWIHAASLTEGYNALMTACESQGKMVEGVPSVRCTLLEGQFGTLEVMGSKAFHLIQKILHPVSSMSEKSPVLEKGSLMKADGITPPTNTSILENEEHTPCSGILSLVVSDPRALTKESTEFDSSYTDLWDVGKGLCCPVEESVLCMEKHHERLSSFCLADKSSDSTNLAIKIHSSRICPVILLRRNNLKDSITRWSIILPLSWIKAFWVPLVSMGAQAIGLRERSWVACEAGIPSFPSEFPECSSYASLMQAEAVDVDKEAALRPISVRSSSIPIPPPWNCVRLAFGMNASERESKQVCSSELDSAAELALVDNHMVVARSSGILAGFLSNIYGDRLPLFSEFLDKNSSISKIIRDENILDQGPNMASFLENRHRKLCFVRVILHTVKEGVIEDGAVVCAPRLADINLWTSGSKCRSINKAALQVPQSSMSTYFVKQDSGKWEFLVPEDPAAVESNRWPIGFVTNGFVRGSKKPAAGAVCDAVLLAHLRHEQWSSVPLKRRKKEIYVLTRNLRSAAYRLALASIVLEHQEDLDHI